A segment of the Hallerella succinigenes genome:
TATTTTTTTCATATTGACTGACATCACCCCTAAATATTGCAGATGTGCCAGCGACAAAAATAGAGGCCCCAATTTCGCACAACTTATGAGCATTTTCACAAGTGATGTTTCCGTCAACTTCAACAATAATGTCCTGTCGCCCCATCTCTTCTAATAGCTTTATTACCTTTGTTGCCTTTTTTATAGTACTTGGCACCATCTTTTGCCCTGCAAACCCAGGATTGACCATTAAAAGATTCACCCCATCTATATAATCCAAGACTTCTTCTAACACATTTACTGGAGTTGCAGGATTGATAGCAAGAAATCGCTTGCATCCATATGGTTTTAGCCAGTCTAAAACTCTTTGAACCTGAAAGCTACTTTCATAATGAACGCTCACAATATCAGATTCTTTTATCCCAATCCATTGTAGTTTGTATTCAGGATCCTTAATCATTAAGTGTAAATCTAATGGTATTGACGTTAATTCTCGCAATCCCCTTATATAGTCAACACCTAATCCAAAATTCGGGACAAAAGACCCGTCCATCATGTCGATATGAAGATATTCAACATTATTTCGTTCAAAAATATCAATCGTTTCCCTTAAATCGACAAGATTGGAACACATCATTGATGCCGAAATTTTATTTTTTTGCATAAAGTCACCCCTCTGGATTCACATTCCAAATAGTCATAACTTTGCAATAAGGTTCTTTATGATCCCGCATTAAAGAAAGTCCATCAACTAGATGTTCTTGAGTAAACTCATGTGAAACAAGTGACGTAACGTCAATTTCTCCTTTCCCTAGCGCATCAACTGCTTCTGTCCAATCTGATTTTTCGGGACCATCATATGATGAGTTCCATGTTCCTTGAACGTTCAACTGTTTTCGAAGAATTTTCCAGTAGGTATCTTGTTTAAGCAAGATATCTCCCGACGGGTTTCCCATAAATACGACTTTTCCGCCAGGAGCAGCAACTTGTATAGCTAACTCAATTGATGATGGAGTACCAACGGCTTCCAAAACAAAATCATAATTTTTCCCAGACACGTCTTTGTCGGTAACATATTCAATACCACAAGCTTCTACTATTTTACGCTTATTTTCGTTACGTCCAATGATGGTCACATTACTCGAACTAAATTTTTTTGCCCATTGAGCGGCGCTAATGCCAATCATTCCCGTACCAATGACGCAAACACGATCTCCTGAATTAATTTTTCCCAATTTAACGGCATGCAACGCAACAGAAAGTGGTTCCAGCATTGCCGCAGAAGTATACGGGACAGAGTTATCTAATGGAAGAAGATTCCAAACAGGAACAGCTACATATTCTGCAAACCCACCATCTCGACGAGAGCCAACATAATTATAATAGGAACACATTTCATAGTGTTTCTTTTGGCATTGAGCGCATTCGCGACAAGGAATTAATGGGAACACACCCACTTTTTTTCCAATCAGATTTTCATGCTCCTTGCTGCCAACTTTTTCTACAACACCCGAAAACTCATGGCCTGGTATTGTCGGGAAATGATATGTGCCCTTTGTATAAACTCTTGCAATATCTGAACTACAGATTCCTGCAGCCATTACCTTCACAATACTCCAGTTTGGAGGGCAAGCGGGAACACTAACTTCTTCATAGCGCAAATCATTTATAGAATGAAGTACGTAGGCTTTCATTATTTCACCTCTGCATTAACAATGCTTTCAAAAGTCGATAAGTCTTCTGGTGTTGTTATTTTAAAGTTCATTGGATCACCAGGAATCATTTGGCACCTTAAATTCGCCTTCACGGCCAATTCTGTGCTCCCATTTATTTTCAGCAATTCATCTCGGCTCATATTCTTGTGTGCTAAATAATATTTGGAGAACTCAAATGCCTCTGGAGCTTGTCCACTCCATAAATGGCTTCGATTCAGTAGTGATTGAATATGTATTCCGTCTTCGCTGAGATATGTTGTATCTTTAACAGGAATGGCCGGCATAATAGCATCAGCCACATTGCAGCCGTCTATACATTGGCTAATTAATTCAGTGCTAACAAGCGGTCGAGCAGCGTCATGAATGACTACAACGTCTTTTTCTTGTGCACCATTTTCCTTTGCAACTTCAAGCGCTTTGAAAATGGAATATTGCCGAGTTTCTCCGGGTCTAGAAAATAAAATTTTCTTAGACGATTTTGTTGATATAATATAGTCTTTAACAACTTTTTCCCATTCAGATGCAATTCCCACAATCAGCAAATCAATTTGGGGATGAAATAAGAACTTTTCCAAACAATAATTGATTATTGTTTTTCCATTTACTTTTACGTATTGCTTGGGAATGTTCAGCCCCATTCGATTTCCCACGCCACCAGAAAGAATAACACCAATATTCATAATTTTTTCCCGTTTTTTAAGATCCACATCGTGCAGATTTAACAAGATAAACAAAAAATCCATAACGAGTTCTTTATCTCACTAAGATATTTTCATGTCGAAATACTTAAAAAATAATCTTACAAATTTCCAATCTTCTAAGACATAACGCTTAAACATTCGTCTAGGTTCCTGGTAAATACGGTAAGCCCATTCAAGCCCGGCATTCGCCATCCACTGCGGAGCTCGTTTAACATTGCCTGCAGCAAAATCAAGCGTTGCACCGAGGCAGAAAGATACCGGCACATCCAGCCGATTTCTGAACCTGTGTATAAAGATTTCTTGCTTTGGGCAACCTAAAGCGATAATCAATATTTGGGGCTGCGTAGCCTTAAGCATGCCCTCAATTTTATCGATTTCTTCAGGATTCTTCTCAAAGCCCATCGGTGGTGCATAACACCCTACAACATCCAAGCCAGGATACTGTTTCTTCAGGTTCTCGGCAGCCTTTAAAGCCACGCCATCCTTCGCACCCAAAAAGAACATCGTATAATGGCGGCTAGCAGCCAGTTTGCAAAGTTCCGGGAAAAGGTCCGATCCTGATATTTTTTCCTTAATCGGGGTACGATATAATTTTGACGCCCAAATCAGTGGTTTGCCATCCGTCAAAATCAGGCTCGCCTCAGAATACGCCGCTCTCAACTTTTCATTTGACTCAATTTTTACGATATGGTCAACATTGGGCGTGACTACATATGCGTTCTTCCTTTGCTGAATCAAATCCTCAATCGACGACAATGTCTCGGACATTGTCAGGTTGTCGATTTCGATATTCATGAACTTGATACGGCTCATAATCAAGCTATTTCCCCAGTCTTACGAAGAACTGCGGGGTGCGGTCCGGCAAACAAAAAGTCACTAGTCAACGTCATCGCGAGGGTCTCGTCCGTTCAATGTGCGGCAATCCGTGATATCCGTTACCACAAATTGCGTAATTCCTTATAAATTTAGAAAATTACGAAATTGTTACAAGGGGGGGGGGGGATACATGATGTATGGCTGGGGAAAGCGCAAAATTGGCTCTGTTAGCCATTATGGTTGTTGACATCTAGCGTGAAGATAGATTTTATTCTGAAAAAGTGGAAATACGTAGGAATCGCCTGCAGGGTACGCTCAACGCAAAATCGACCGGCGGCGGCATCGGACTTGTGTGGATGACGTCCGGATTTGGGGCCGGATACGGGTTCTAGGCGGCCCGCAGGAGCGGGAGGGCCGGGCGGGACTTCTTGTCCAGTCCCATGTACATCTGCCTGAGCAGGGCTATCTGCGGCGCAATCTCGTCCATCGCCACAAATATACATTCCAGTGATGACAAATTATGTCATTTTAAACTTGTCAACAACCATTTGTGGGAACATAGCCAAATGTATTCAACGTGATATTCATTGAACATGAATTCGGTGACGTCTACAACCACGGGAAATAGGAAGCCTAACACTCCTCGCTAGTACGCTGGAGCGCAGCCCGCTAGAACAGCATGAAAAAGCCCCTTCGAGAGTGTAGAACGGAATTTAACATCTTGTATACTATAAAATGTTAAACAGATTCAAGCCAGCGACTCAAGAAAACATTATAAACGCAGTAGTTTTTGCCCTTTAGCGAGAGAGTTTCAAGCAAAAGTTCCTTTTCCACAAGCGACGTGACAATCCGCTTGACGGCTGCAGCGGTTCCCAGTTTATATTTATTCAAGAAACTACCCGCCGTGGGTTGTGCAACGGAGCCTTCCTTGGCAACCGCTTTCAAGAACTGCCACTGTTTATCCGTCAGCAAGTTACGACGTTCCAAGAAGCCATTCATTCCCTCGCGCAAGATTTCGGCGCAAGACAGACGCACATCGGACAAAGTAATTTTCTTGCCAGCATCACGGAACAAGCGGTGGCAAAGATACTGCATATAAAACGTATGGCAACGGGTCCACTCCAAGATAAACTCAAGAGCATCGTCATCAATGCGGCGACTCCCCATGCCAAACAGTTTCTTGATAAACGCGCCATAGATATCCGGCTGGATTTTGTCGAGATAAACAACATGCGTACTTTCGTAGAACGGGCTTTTTTCGTTCACAAACATATCCGTCATGATATGCTTTTGGCTTCCACAAAACACGAAGCGTACATTTTTTAGCGGCTGGATATAGGTGCGCAACAGCGCCTCCATATTCACTCCCTTAAAATTGCGGATAATTTGGAATTCATCAAATGCAATCACAAACGTCTTTTTTTGGGAACCCAGAAAATCAAAAATACTTTTGAGCGTAGAAAGCTTCTGCCCATCGTTCTGGTACGCAATGCTCACCTGTGGCGAACCCGAAACAGGGTCGTACGACACCAATGGACGAATCCCAGGAAAAAATGAGAAGAACTTCTTCAAAGTAGGCTCGGCCTTCACAGCTGAGACAATGGATTCCGAAAGGAGCTTGACAAAATCCTCCAGATTGTCTGCCGAGTAAATGTCGCAATAGCAGAGCGTCATGGAGCGGCGTTTTTTGGCAAGTTCATCAAAAACGTGGTAGACCAATCCCGTTTTGCCATAACGACGCGGAGAAATCAGCGTCACATGGATGCCGTTTTGCAAATCGTCTATAATATCCCGTGTTTCTTTTTCGCGATCGCAAAAAAGTTCAGCGCTTTCGTAAGGGCGTAAAACAAAAGGATTTTCCATAGATACCTCCATTTAACATTTTGTAATATACAAAATGTTAAACAAAAAAAAATCAACAGGAAATATGAGCTTAACAAAAACAAGGTGACCCCATAGTCCTGGAGCCCCATCTTCTAACCACAACACAATTGAATGTTTAGAGAGTATGCCTTATTCCGCATCCTTGATCAGACGGACAGAAGCGTATTCTGGATAATCTTCGTCGTCAATTTCATCAACACCATCTTCGAAACGCACACACGTGTAGAATTTTTCGCGACTAATCGCATGGCTTATCGGGTCAACCGTTTTTTCGACACACCAAAATCGTCAAAATTGTTTATCTTTTCATCACCCAAAACAGAGACCTATGTTCGCAATTCCGCACCTCCAAATTACACGTATCTATTACAGGCTTGTTATCGAAAACTACAAGCGTTTTTTCAGGTTTCCAGAAGCGGGCATACGCGGAGCACTTGGTTATTACCTGTACGATGAAATCACCAAGGATTTTGCAAGCCCCGCCCACCGTGAAAACTGCACGCACCTTTACAGCGCACTCCTTGACCCCTTGCCGGGCACACCCGCACCGCCCGAAGGTCCGCAACCCCGTTCCATAAACCTGCGATTTTTCGCCTTGCCGCAGGAACACGACAAGGCCGGACTCGAAGTCACCTTCTTTGGACTGTCCAGCACACTTTCCGATACACTCGAAAAATGCCTGACCGCTCTTGGCGAAGAAGGTATCGGACACGATGCGACACGTTTCTACATTGACGGGATGCGCCCACCAACCGTCACAGACATTGCAGATGTTCAGGTCTCCAATAGCGATTCGCTCAAGCTCGTTTTTTTTACGCCGACAACCTTTAGACACTACCGCAAGGAGTCCACAGACTGGAACCTTGAAATGTTCTCGTGGAACCTTCTGCAAAGAATAGAGCTGCTTTGCAAGGCCTACGGCAGTATAGACGGCGCAGACTGGAACTTCGACGAACTCTTGCACGATTTACTCGCCATGGAATCCCAGGCAGCAACCACCAAGACAACAAGGTCTCGACTGAGTTCTCGCCAGAACAAGCGCATCTACTACTCCGGTTTTACGGGCACGGTAATCCTAAAGAACATTTCCGAAACAGCGAGAGTGCTCCTTTCGATAGGGGAAATGGTCGGAGTCGGCAAGAACACCACCTTTGGCGGCGGGCGATACGCGATTACCGTATAGAAAAAAGTTTACAGCTGATTTTTTGCGTTTTTTCGCGAAAAATGATGTATATTTAGGGTATTGGGGCCCAGACCCGCGAGTTTGAGCAGTATATTCTAAGCACCGGCAAAAACGCAATCAGGCTACTTCGTTGAATATCAACGAGTTAGAGAAAAATCCTTCGGAAAAAGTCGATTCGAAGGTAGTGCTCAAAAAGTCTGGCAGAAAAACGCCCTCTGGAACCCTTGATTTATAAGGCCTCGGCGATGCCACCCCTCCGAAAGCACTCCACGATATACAGTGGATTAAGACCCATAATCGTCTGTAAGTGCGAAGCAGTCAATGGCACTCCGAAAGCACTCCACGATATACAGTGGATTAAGACTGCGATTACCCGACGCAAAAACATAAGACGCTTGTTCCTCCGAAAGCACTCCACGATATACAGTGGATTAAGACTCCACGCGGTGTGGGTACGTGAAGAGCGTTGCGTGGCTCCGAAAGCACTCCACGATATACAGTGGATTAAGACAACTTGGACAAGTCGCGAGCCTTCTTGACCATATAGGCTCCAAAAGCACTCCACGACATACAGTGGATTAAGACTGCACAACCACGGAACCATCGTCGCAAGTCTTGGCTCCAAAAGCACTCCACGATATACAGTGGATTAAGACCCCTCTTAAGGGCTTCTGTCAGCTTCCGTTCGATCTCCGAAAGCACTCCACGATATACAGTGGATTAAGACTTGAGTCTTGAAAGGATAGCCTCCGTGATTTGCTCTCCGAAAGCACTCCACGATATACAGTGGATTAAGACTCCCGAACCCACGCACTGAACGGCGTCATCGCTCGGTGCTCCGAAAGCACTCCACGATATACAGTGGATTAAGACGCAAGTCTACGATTACTTCTGTAGTGACAACACTGACTCCGAAAGCACTCCACGATATACAGTGGATTAAGACTTTTAATTCTTCTCTATTGTTTATTGTTTTGAGCTCCAAAAGCACTCCACGATAAACCACGAACCCCATTTGCGTTTTTGCTGACAAATTTTAGGCTCCGCTTCGGCGGGGCCTTTTGTGTTTTGTACTACATATAAAAACGTATTTCTGTATACGATTTTGTATATACATCCATCAACGCATATAGTCCTAATTCTCCACCCTGCGATTTTTGCCTGAAAATCGCATTTTCCTTTTGGCACGGGTTTTGCAAATAGCTGTATGTCCGGGAAACTCCCGGACAAAACAACAACCCTCAACAAAGGAGAACAACCATGATTCCAATACTCCCCATCCTCGCCGGAATCGCATCCGCAACAACCATCATCAAAAACATCCGCGACATATAAAAAAGGAGGCCATCTATGGCAATCGCCTTCCTCGCCACAATCATCGGATTCCTCGTCATCGCCCACCAATCCTAACCCATCCCCTAACCCAAAGGAGGCTCGCCATGTCCTTCATCCCCGAATATAACGACACCGTCTTCAGCGAAATCTAATCGCCCAACCTCCATCAACCATACATAAAATCTTTCGCGGTAGCCCCGCCCGCAAAAGATTTTCTTTACCATAAGGGACTTTCAACTATGAACCTCTACATCACAGAACAAGGAACAAGCATCCGCAAACAAGGCAACCACCTCCGCCTCACAAAAGCAGACAAACTCGTCGGAGACTACCTGATTTCAGAAATATCCTCGGTAAACATCATGGGCGCAGCATCCATCAGCAGCGACGCAATGGCATCGCTCAACGACGCCGGAGCAAGCGTAGCCTTCCTTGACCGCGGCGGACGATTCAAAGGCAAATACACCTCGCAATCCGCCAAGAACGTTTATCTAAGACTCGCCCAATACGACGCTTTCCGTAATCGTCACGAATCCTTCGAAATTGCAAGGGGCTTCGTCGTATCAAAAATAGAAAGCGGAATCGCGCTGCTGAACGCCTGCGACAAGAATCCGCACAACCCCTTCCGCTTTGACGCACGCCCCGCAATGCAAAAGTCGCTCCAGTCTGCAATGGACTGCTCCGGCACCGACAAAAATACGCTCCGCGGAATCGAAGGCAACGCCGCCAAAATCTATTTTTCAAGTTACGCACAATGCCTTATGAATGGCATCCGCTTCCCCGGACGAAAATTTCACCCCTGCACCGATCCCGTAAACGCACTGTTATCACTCGGCTACGCATTTACCGCAAAACGCATCGAAGCCTTGCTCGAGACCTATGGATTCGACCCCGCCATCGGATTCCTGCATGAACCCGAATACGGCAGGGCATCTCTTGCCTGCGACATGCTCGAAGAGTTCCGCCACCCGCTTGTCGATAGACTCGTCCTTAAAATACTCAATAGAAAATTCATTGGCACAACAGACTTTGTACGCAAGGGCGACTCGGACGACAGCCCGCTACAACTGACCCGCGAGGGAATGGCCGCGTTCATCCGCCACTACGAGGAATTCTGCGATTCGCCGAACCGCGTGGTACCAGACAACGAAGGCGCATCCTGGAACAGCCTAATGCGTTTGCGCGTAGAAGCTTTGCGCCGCCGCCTACTCAAGAAAAAACAAAACACAGTGGGCATCACAACTCAGGAGGCCGCATGAAATACGTGGTGGCATTTGACATTTCTAACGGCAAGAAACGGAAAGCCGCTGCCAAAGCCTGTGCAAAATGGGGATTCCGCGTGCAAAGATCAGTCTTTGAAATCTTTATGGATTCTTCAAAAGTGGAGGATTTTTCAGAGCAGCTTCTCGGGATAATCAACCCTGATCATGACACGGTTCGTTTGTATCCTCTCGACAGTGACAACGACCAAAACATCGTGATTATCGGCACGGGCAAGCCGGTTCGGAAACTTTCTTACGCAATTATATAGATCAAGCCGTTTTTGGTGGTTTTTCGCGGAAAATGATGTATATTTGGGGTATTGGGCCCAAACCCGCGAGTTTGAGCAGTATATTTGAGACACCGGCATCATCGGCTACTCCATCATCCAAAAAAATCCGCGACATCTAACCCTTACCCAAAGGAGGCTTGCCATGTCCATCATCCCCGAATACTCCGACACCGCTATCATCGACTAAACGCCATCCCGCCAACCCACAGCCTTCATTTTTACCTCCTGAACACAAATCCCCGGTGCAACGCGCGTCGGGGATTTTTTCGTTGTTTTGGGTGGGACGGCGCGACTTTTTACTTATTCGCGAATCCATATTGCAAAAAAGGGGCAATTATACTATATTGATTTAGAATGCGAAATTTTTCGCATTGATTTTTTTCGCACAGGGAGCATCATGAACCCGTTCAAATTCGGAACCATCGTAGAAGACGAATATTTCACGGATCGCGTGAACGAACTTGCGCAGATTAAGGAATTACTGAACAGCGAGAACCATCTCGTGCTAATATCCCCGCGCAGATTCGGCAAGAGCAGCCTGGTAGCAAGGGCGCTTCGGCAGATTGGCCGTCCGTCCATAACTATTGACTTCATGAAAGTCCTGAATGTGGAAGATTTGGCTTCCCAAATTTTACGCCAGGTGTTCCAGATACACAAATTCGAAAAGATCAAGCACCTTATGAAGCTTTTCCGCGTCGTGCCCACGCTCTCCTTCAATCCGGTGACCG
Coding sequences within it:
- the cas1 gene encoding CRISPR-associated endonuclease Cas1 produces the protein MNLYITEQGTSIRKQGNHLRLTKADKLVGDYLISEISSVNIMGAASISSDAMASLNDAGASVAFLDRGGRFKGKYTSQSAKNVYLRLAQYDAFRNRHESFEIARGFVVSKIESGIALLNACDKNPHNPFRFDARPAMQKSLQSAMDCSGTDKNTLRGIEGNAAKIYFSSYAQCLMNGIRFPGRKFHPCTDPVNALLSLGYAFTAKRIEALLETYGFDPAIGFLHEPEYGRASLACDMLEEFRHPLVDRLVLKILNRKFIGTTDFVRKGDSDDSPLQLTREGMAAFIRHYEEFCDSPNRVVPDNEGASWNSLMRLRVEALRRRLLKKKQNTVGITTQEAA
- a CDS encoding WecB/TagA/CpsF family glycosyltransferase codes for the protein MSRIKFMNIEIDNLTMSETLSSIEDLIQQRKNAYVVTPNVDHIVKIESNEKLRAAYSEASLILTDGKPLIWASKLYRTPIKEKISGSDLFPELCKLAASRHYTMFFLGAKDGVALKAAENLKKQYPGLDVVGCYAPPMGFEKNPEEIDKIEGMLKATQPQILIIALGCPKQEIFIHRFRNRLDVPVSFCLGATLDFAAGNVKRAPQWMANAGLEWAYRIYQEPRRMFKRYVLEDWKFVRLFFKYFDMKIS
- a CDS encoding AAA family ATPase, whose protein sequence is MENPFVLRPYESAELFCDREKETRDIIDDLQNGIHVTLISPRRYGKTGLVYHVFDELAKKRRSMTLCYCDIYSADNLEDFVKLLSESIVSAVKAEPTLKKFFSFFPGIRPLVSYDPVSGSPQVSIAYQNDGQKLSTLKSIFDFLGSQKKTFVIAFDEFQIIRNFKGVNMEALLRTYIQPLKNVRFVFCGSQKHIMTDMFVNEKSPFYESTHVVYLDKIQPDIYGAFIKKLFGMGSRRIDDDALEFILEWTRCHTFYMQYLCHRLFRDAGKKITLSDVRLSCAEILREGMNGFLERRNLLTDKQWQFLKAVAKEGSVAQPTAGSFLNKYKLGTAAAVKRIVTSLVEKELLLETLSLKGKNYCVYNVFLSRWLESV
- the cas6 gene encoding CRISPR system precrRNA processing endoribonuclease RAMP protein Cas6, whose translation is MFAIPHLQITRIYYRLVIENYKRFFRFPEAGIRGALGYYLYDEITKDFASPAHRENCTHLYSALLDPLPGTPAPPEGPQPRSINLRFFALPQEHDKAGLEVTFFGLSSTLSDTLEKCLTALGEEGIGHDATRFYIDGMRPPTVTDIADVQVSNSDSLKLVFFTPTTFRHYRKESTDWNLEMFSWNLLQRIELLCKAYGSIDGADWNFDELLHDLLAMESQAATTKTTRSRLSSRQNKRIYYSGFTGTVILKNISETARVLLSIGEMVGVGKNTTFGGGRYAITV
- a CDS encoding IspD/TarI family cytidylyltransferase, coding for MDFLFILLNLHDVDLKKREKIMNIGVILSGGVGNRMGLNIPKQYVKVNGKTIINYCLEKFLFHPQIDLLIVGIASEWEKVVKDYIISTKSSKKILFSRPGETRQYSIFKALEVAKENGAQEKDVVVIHDAARPLVSTELISQCIDGCNVADAIMPAIPVKDTTYLSEDGIHIQSLLNRSHLWSGQAPEAFEFSKYYLAHKNMSRDELLKINGSTELAVKANLRCQMIPGDPMNFKITTPEDLSTFESIVNAEVK
- the cas2 gene encoding CRISPR-associated endonuclease Cas2 gives rise to the protein MKYVVAFDISNGKKRKAAAKACAKWGFRVQRSVFEIFMDSSKVEDFSEQLLGIINPDHDTVRLYPLDSDNDQNIVIIGTGKPVRKLSYAII
- a CDS encoding ribulose-phosphate 3-epimerase; the encoded protein is MQKNKISASMMCSNLVDLRETIDIFERNNVEYLHIDMMDGSFVPNFGLGVDYIRGLRELTSIPLDLHLMIKDPEYKLQWIGIKESDIVSVHYESSFQVQRVLDWLKPYGCKRFLAINPATPVNVLEEVLDYIDGVNLLMVNPGFAGQKMVPSTIKKATKVIKLLEEMGRQDIIVEVDGNITCENAHKLCEIGASIFVAGTSAIFRGDVSQYEKNIIDFRKEIE
- a CDS encoding galactitol-1-phosphate 5-dehydrogenase, which gives rise to MKAYVLHSINDLRYEEVSVPACPPNWSIVKVMAAGICSSDIARVYTKGTYHFPTIPGHEFSGVVEKVGSKEHENLIGKKVGVFPLIPCRECAQCQKKHYEMCSYYNYVGSRRDGGFAEYVAVPVWNLLPLDNSVPYTSAAMLEPLSVALHAVKLGKINSGDRVCVIGTGMIGISAAQWAKKFSSSNVTIIGRNENKRKIVEACGIEYVTDKDVSGKNYDFVLEAVGTPSSIELAIQVAAPGGKVVFMGNPSGDILLKQDTYWKILRKQLNVQGTWNSSYDGPEKSDWTEAVDALGKGEIDVTSLVSHEFTQEHLVDGLSLMRDHKEPYCKVMTIWNVNPEG